The Zea mays cultivar B73 chromosome 7, Zm-B73-REFERENCE-NAM-5.0, whole genome shotgun sequence DNA segment acaacacaagctcaaATATCCTTATGGATAATGGTCGGTGGTTCAATTGAACCATGATACGACATTGTTCTCCCATGGACctctagcccaaagaacaataatatgtctatAGCCATCATCTCAAAAACCCCCGTGCACTACAAAATGACCCCCCCTTTAGCAATGCATATATGTGTTGGTACAAGCCTATATAAGCGTTGCTAGGGTCTATACCAACGcataattatgtgttgcctaTACTGCCGTTGCTAGGGGCTACTGCAACGCTTGTACATACGTTGGTAAGTCATATAAATAAGCGTTGGTAAACTGCAACAGATTTTTATAAGATACAACAACACTTACATGTGTTGGTGCCGCCCAAGACCAGCTCGTTATCATAGGATGCTACAACGTTTAGTTTCGAGTTGTAGCAACATTTTTATCCGTTGCaagcaataaaccaataaaatatTATAATATTTTATTTTGAGGTTAAGATTACAACAAGCTGAACAATGCATATTTGATATTTCTGGAATCATCGACACACACATGGCAAATAAGcaaaatatatatatttaaaatCAATAGTTGCATTACAAAAAGTTGATCCATAGTTACATATATAACTGCACACAACATGGAGACTGAGACTAAGCTGCTAATTAGAGGGTGCAGACGAGAAAAAAAGGTTGTTCAACTGTGGACATTTTTTCTAGAAATCTGACCAGAGGCAATTATCCCTAGCGCTGGCGATGACAATCCTTTGAATGGAGGGGATAGCTAGGGGCATAGCAAAGCTCCACCtccacagtaagtgccgcaacatGGGAGCGCCAGGTTTATTACAAAGAAAGTTCGAAGTACATATTCATGCATCCATAAATCTTTCGTTGCCACTGTGTTTTGCGCTGAGGATGGGCACAAGCACGTCTAAAGTTCATCAGCTCTGCAAAAGCAAAAGCAagcaaggaaaaaggtaaaacaaCAGTTCAATTAAAAAGAAAATATCCAACCTTCTTTCTGAGACCGTTACATGTCTAGCCCTATCTGGAGTTGACTGTCCAGTGGAGTGTCACCTGGTGCATCATAGTCATCAATTTAGACTTTAAAATACATATTCTATCAATTATGTTGTCACGAAACAAATCATATTCCTTACAAAGCATGCATCTCATAGAATGCAAGAAAACAAAGACTAGTAAAAAATACAGATGAGTACACCACCTAACTTTTTAAATTATATTTCCTATTAAGTGTCAAAATTTCTATCAAATCACTTGGTGAACCCTTAGAAGATACTCGTGTTGTCAATAAGTTTCTAAGAGTTGTGCCACCCTAGTTCAATCAAGTTGCTGTCTCAATCGAGATGTTCTGTGATGTCAAGACACTTTCAGTTGAAGACCTAGTTGGAAGGCTTCGGGCAGCTGAAGATCGGTTTGAAGACAAACTGGAGCAAGTCACAGACAAAGCAGGAAGACTGCTACTAGCTGAAGAGGAATGGTTGGAGAGACACAAGCAAAGGTTTTAGTCCAATTCACACAAGAACAGTAATAGTGGAGGGACAAACCAGTGACAGGCAAAGGTTTCTAACAAATCTGAAGGTGCTAGCTCCAGTACTCCTCACAAGGTCAAATTGACATCACAAGGAACACCTAGAAGAAAAGGGAGATGCAGAAACTGTGGCATCTATGGTCATTGGGCAGAAGACAGTAAAAGACCAAAAAGAGATAAGCAGGATCACAAACAGCACGAGGCAAATGTTGCAGTTGGAGATGTGGAGAATGCAGCACTACTCTTCGCTGAGGTGAAAGACTCATTAGGTGGAACTTCTCAGGAAATACTCCTGTCTGAAAAAAAAAGTAGTGACTGCAGTCTGTTCAGATGAAGTCTGGGTATTAGACACTGGAGCTAGTAACCACATGACACTTCTCAACTTGATGACACTGTCAGTGGGTCAGTGAAGTTTGGTGATGGGTCTACTGTCAAAATCTGTGGACTAGGTTCGGTGGTGATGAAAACCAGACAAGGTGACCACAAGGTACTCACTAGTGTGTACTACATTCCACAATTTAAAAGCAACATAATTAGTCTTGGACAACTAGAGGAAGCAGGCTGTGACATCAGACTATTTGCTGGTAGACTGAAAGTATTTGATCCAGAGTATAACCTGTTGGTCAGTGCACCTCGCACTGGGAACAGACTGTACACAGTACAGTTGAGTGTGATACCTCCAGTTTGTTTGCTATCAAAGCTAGATGATGCAGCTTGGCTATGGCATTCAAGATTTGGTCACACAATCCCCCCTACTATGGTTTTATTAGTGTCATATATCAGTGAGGGCTTCCCAAATGAATGGAGCTGCCAAAATTTATATATGTACATCTAACACACTGATGTCTCCTAACCTATTAGCTCAAACTTGATGTCTCTATTCATGGGAGATATAGAGTATTTATGGGGCCAATTAAATACCTTAGCAATCCCGGCGCTATTATTCATCCCATGTTATCAGTTAACCTTTTCAATCTACAAAAGGAATGAATTAGAATACTTTAACCAAATGCAATAATGAGGAGAATAATGTCTTGTTAAGTGAAGTGATGAACTTACACAACTTGAAGGCCATGCAATTGGATTATTGCCTACTTGTCCAAGAACCTTGAAGTTGTTATATGGCCTTATTAGTGGTTCATCGCGCACAGATACCAGACTAACACGCACCATCCAAAATTCTTTGCCTAAAGCAACATCTCCAACTTTGGTTTTGGGGTCCTGGCTAAGTACTCTGCCTAAGGCAACCTTCCTGTTTGGATATCTTGTGCTCTTTAAGAAAATATCTGTGGAAACCTACAAGTGAATTTTGGATGTTAGTGGTTAGCAAGTAGCTATAAATATGCAGGATGCATAAGATTTTTTACTAATAAATAGTTACTTGATGGTTCTTAATTGGTGCATAATTAGAGGATTTCCGAGACGTGTAGAGTACACTGAGTTTCAAAAGGACCACATTGATCACCTTGGCTGCATTAGTACTGTTGTTTTTACCTTTATTGATGCAGAAACTCTACTAGCATGGAGTGCTTCACGTCGTGACTGTGGTGGCTTGCTCTGCATTTAAAGAACACACATCAGTGAACTACTATAGAACGTAGTATAGGAAATCTGATGCTTGCTGCTACTTTCAGCATGTATACACTATCATATAAACTAGATTTCTAACATGGACAAAAATATGATTGCTTCAGTATGGCCTTAGGGTGGAGTAAATCTATGATTGCAGTTCCTCGTACTCATAATGTACTAACCTTATCCTGAATTTTAGAACATTTGTAGTGTGAGTGCTGTTCCTCGTACTCATCATCTTCGTTTTCATCCTCCTGTAGAGTTATTGGATAAATGACAGCTTGAAAATTTTAAAACTAGGATGGAATTCATGGTAATGCATTCATACCATTGTGTTATTCCGTTCACCAAACATACTAGAATCTTCACTACGAAGTTGACAATAAATTCGCTGTTATagggaaatatatatatatataagattcAGATATATGTGCAAAAAATCAGTAAACTTATATATTTTCATAGAGATACATACTTGTCGTTTCATAGCAGGACGAACATCTGTTGGTGGCGATAAAGGAGCATCTAGATAGCCCTGTAATAGCATAAAAACATTAGGACATAAAAAATCTTATGTCCTAAACCCTAAATATTGAAGATTTCAATAGAAGTGACACTCTGCAAAAGAGTAAATATGTTTATCTGTGCCTATGCAGTTAGATGGTATGAACTGTATTTGCTAGAGGTCCAATGCTGTTAATATGTTTATCTGTGCTGGTAAATGTGACTAGGACCCATCATCTATTATGTGCGGCACTAAGTTCATGAGTAGACCTATACCATCGTAGTGTGTGTtgctggtgaaagggaattaggcttacacctagttcctaaataattttggtggttgaattgcccaacacaaataattggactaactagtttgcccaagtgtatagattatacaggtgtaaaaggctcacactcagccaataaaaagatcacgttttggattcaacaaaggagcaaagggccaaccgaaggcacctctggtctggcgcaccggactgtccggtgcaccagaggactccaacgcaaactcgccaccttcgggaatttccagaggcactcgcgctataattcaccggactgtccggtgcaccacggagaacggcctcaggaactcgccagcttcgggaaactccaacggctagtccgctaaaattcaccggacatgtccggtgtgcaccggactgtccggtgcgaccccggagcaacggctactcggcgccaacggctacctgcagcgcatttaatgtgcgctctgcgcgcgcagaaggcaggcgcgcccattccggcgcaccggacaatgaacaggagttgtccggtgtgcaccggacacccaggcgggcccacaagtcagaagcttcaacggtcagaatccaacggcagtgatgacgtggcgggggcaccgaacatgtccggtgtgcaccggactgtccggtgcgccatcgagcagacagcctcccaacggccacatttggtggttggggctataaataccccaaccaccccaccattcattgcatccaagttttccatttctcaactactacaagagctctagcattcaattctagacacatcaaagagatcaaatcctctcgaaattccacacaacgccatagtgactagagagagagatttgcttgtgttctttcgagctcttgcgcttggattgctctcttctttcttgagtctttctttgcaatcaaactcacttgtaaattgaggcaagagacaccaaacttgtggtggtccttgtgggaactttgtgttccaagtgattgagaagagaaagctcactcgatccgtggatcgtgtgagagagggaagggttgaaagagacccggcctttgtggcctcctcaacggggagtaggtttgcaagaaccgaacctcggtaaaacaaatcttcgtgtctcacttgcttattcgcttgggatttgttttgcgccctctctcgcggactcgtttctttattactaacgctaacccggcttgtagttgtgtttatatttgtaaatttcagtttcgccctattcaccccccctctaggcaactatcaattggtatcagagcccggtgcttcattagagcctaaccgctcgaagtgatgtcgggagatcactctaagaaggagatggagaccggcgaaaagcccactacaagccacgggagcacttcatcggaagagtcccgcaccaagaggaaggagaagaagaagatctcctccaacaaagggaaggagaagaaatcttcttctcaccacaaagagaagaaggaaaaatcttcttcccacaagccgcgtcggagtggggacaagcaaaagaggatgaggaaggtggtctactacgagaccgacacttcatcaacatcaacctccgactccgatgcaccctccgtaacttctaaatgccaagagcgtaagaagtttagtaagatccccctacactatcctcgcatttctaaacatgcacctttactttccgtcccattaggcaaaccaccaacttttgatggtgaagattatgctaggtggagtgatttaatgcgatttcatctaacctcactccacaaaagtatatgggatgttgttgagtttggtgcacaggtaccatccgtaggggacaaggattatgatgaggatgaggtggcccaaatcgagcacttcaactctcaagcgacaacaatactcctcgcctctttaagtagagaggagtataacaaagttcaagggttgaagagcgccaaggaggtttgggatgtgctcaaaaccgcgcacgaaggagatgagctcaccaagatcaccaagcgggaaacgatcgagggggagctcggtcggttccggcttcgcaaaagggaggagccacaacacatgtacaaccggctcaagactttggtgaaccaagtgcgcaacctcgggagcgtcaagtgggacgaccacgaaatggttaaggttattctaagatctctcattttccttaaccccactcaagttcaattaattcgtggtaatcctagatatactaaaatgacccccgaggaagtaatcgggcattttgtaagttttgagtgcatgatcgaaggctcgaggaagatcaacgagcttgatgatccatctacatccgaagctcaacccgtcgcattcaaggcgacggaagaaaagaaggaggagtctacaccaagtagacaaccaatcgacgcctccaagcttgacaatgaggagatggcgctcgtcatcaagagcttccgccaaatcctcaaacaaaggagggggaaagactacaagtcccgctccaagaaggtttgctacaaatgtggtaagcccggtcattttattgctaaatgtcctatatcaagtgacagtgaccgaggcgacgacaagaaggggagaagaaaggagaaaaagaagtactacaagaagaagggcggcgatgcccatgtttgtcgggagtgggattccgacgaaagctcaagcgattcctccgacgacgaggacgccgccaacatcgccgtcaccaagggacttctcttccccaacgtcggccacaagtgcctcatgacaaaggacggcaaacggaagaaggttaaatctaactcctccactaaatatgagtcttctagtgatgataatgatagtgatgaggaggataatttgtgtgttctctttgccaatcttaacatggagcaaaaagaaaaattaaatgaattgattagtgctattcatgaaaaggatgatcttttggactcccaagaggattgtctaattaaagaaaacaagaaacatgttaaggttaaaaaggcttatgctctagaagtagaaaaatgtgaaaaattatctagtgagctaagcacttgccgtgagatgattgacaaccttaggaatgaaaatgctagtttaaatgctaaggttgattctcatgtttgcattgtttcaacttccaatcctaaagataataatgatgatttgcttgctaggattgaagaattgaatatttctcttgctagccttagagtagaaaataaaaatttaattgctaaggctaaagattatgatgtttgcaaagttacagtttccgatcttagagataaaaatgatattcttcatgctaagactgttgaacttaattcttgcaaaccctctacatctattgttgagcatgtatctatttgtactagatgtagagatgttgatgttaatgctattcatgatcatatggctttaattaaacaacaaaatgatcatatagcaaaactagatgctaaaattgccgagcacaacttagaaaatgagaaatttaaatttgctcgtagcatgctttataatgggagacgcccgagcatcaaggatggcattggcttccaaaggggagacaatgtcaaaattagtgcccctcctaaaagattgtctaattttgttaagggcaaggctcccatgcctcaggataacgagggttacattttataccctgccggttatcccgagagcaaaattaggagaattcattctaggaagtctcactctggccctaatcatgcttttatgtataagggtgagacatctagctctaggcaaccaacccatgctaagttgcctagaaagaaaactcctagtgcatcaaatgatcataacatttcatttaaaacttttgatgcatcttatgttttgactaacaaatccggcaaggtagttgccaaatatgttgggggcaagcacaagggctccaagacttgtgtttgggtacccaaagttcttgtgtctaatgccaaaggacccaaaaccatttgggtacctaaaatcaagaactaaacttgttttgtaggtttatgcatccgggggctcaagttggatactcgacagcgggtgcacaaaccacatgacaggggagaagaagatgttctcctccttcgagaaaaaccaagatccccaacgagctatcacattcggggatggaaaacaaggtttggtcaaaggtcttggtaaaattgctatatctcctgaccattccatttccaatgtttttcttgtagattctttagattacaatttgctttctgtatctcaattatgtcaaatgggctacaactgtcttttcactgatataggtgtcactgtctttagaagaagtgatgattcaatagcatttaagggagtgttagagggtcagctatacttggtagattttgatagagctgaactcgatacttgcttaattgctaagactaacatgggttggctctggcaccgccgactagcccatgttgggatgaagaatcttcataagcttctgaagggagagcacattttaggactaaccaatgttcactttgagaaagacaggatttgtagcgcatgccaggcaggaaagcaagttggcaccca contains these protein-coding regions:
- the LOC103631874 gene encoding uncharacterized protein, with product MKRQRIYCQLRSEDSSMFGERNNTMEDENEDDEYEEQHSHYKCSKIQDKSKPPQSRREALHASRVSASIKVSTDIFLKSTRYPNRKVALGRVLSQDPKTKVGDVALGKEFWMVRVSLVSVRDEPLIRPYNNFKVLGQVGNNPIAWPSSCIEKVN